From the genome of Ignavibacteriales bacterium, one region includes:
- the ygfK gene encoding putative selenate reductase subunit YgfK has product MSDKMQPILFRKLINWVLSEYVIHKMIFGIPAIKFYFPKTKTDEKIFGEELETPVGPAAGPHTQLAQNIISAYLVGGRFFELKTVQKLDNLKIDKPCIDASDEGYNVEWSQELSLDESYSEYLKAWFLIHLLKEILGMSQSERGFVFNMSVGYDLEGIKTERMDRFIDELKDASKNKLFAEYKLELKDLLCSGDTIELLTKEFGLTGSQQNLVLEKIEKISPHISNSVTLSTMHGCPPQEIESIAKYLIQEKALHTYVKLNPTLLGYDFVNDTLHKLGFKYITLDKSSFDHDLQYKDAIPMLNRLRSLASANNRIFGIKLSNTLGVKNTLRTLPGDDMYMSGRSLFPLTINLAHKLADEFNGEINISYSGGANFINIQEILQTGIRPITFATELLKPGGYLRLAQITEAAEKNYLKIGRGNKINLSILQTVAEVSLSDRNYSKDKHEISSIKISKSLPVFDCFIAPCQEACPIHQDVAAYIKLVEQKRYAEAYELIVTKNPLPHITGYICDHQCMYHCTRWDYDEPVLIRDLKKEAAEKGYSTYISKFKAEFLDNQNNIKVAIIGAGPSGLSAAYFSAKAGFDVTIFEKEMNAGGIVKNVLPKFRLPKEAIEKDIEFIEKHGIRFIFGMEPNFSIEKLKKEGFKYIYIAIGAEDSNKILLDGDEINIYNAIEFLHDFNSEQNYKLGKSVAVIGGGNSAMDSARAAKRHEGVRKVYLIYRRTREEMPADKEEFYAALNDEVEFKELLLPVKFKDGILTCQKMVRDQIGADGRKNVVPIEGEFEEIQVDSVVSAIGENVYTEYLTNNNIPLDKNKVKVTRFNETIIENVFIGGDALRGPSTVVQSIADGKTAADAIIKKEKIDNLLSPSKEYITVDQVLSSEIAKRKGLVIEQNHSDLSIEAGRCLGCNFICNKCAEVCPNRANVVIKTDSLLFNNVNQILHLDALCNECGNCETFCPYESAPYKEKFTLYWSEEEFKNGSNDGFFLRQNDKRIMFDVRWQKENGTVFFDKDGNVKSSFANNDGIENLVQLISSVRNDYSFLLQ; this is encoded by the coding sequence ATGTCTGATAAGATGCAGCCAATTTTGTTTCGCAAATTGATCAATTGGGTCCTTTCCGAATACGTCATTCATAAAATGATATTCGGAATTCCCGCAATCAAATTTTACTTTCCAAAGACTAAAACTGATGAAAAAATTTTTGGCGAAGAACTTGAAACTCCTGTTGGCCCGGCGGCTGGGCCACATACACAGCTTGCGCAAAATATCATCTCTGCTTATTTAGTCGGAGGACGATTTTTTGAGCTCAAGACCGTTCAAAAATTAGATAACTTAAAAATTGATAAGCCATGCATCGATGCTTCGGATGAAGGATATAACGTTGAATGGTCGCAAGAACTTTCTCTAGATGAATCCTATTCGGAATATCTTAAAGCGTGGTTTCTGATTCATTTACTTAAAGAAATTCTTGGAATGTCGCAATCCGAAAGAGGATTTGTTTTTAACATGAGTGTCGGTTATGATCTGGAAGGAATCAAAACGGAAAGAATGGACCGGTTCATTGATGAATTGAAAGATGCCTCAAAGAACAAATTATTTGCTGAATATAAATTAGAATTAAAAGATTTGCTCTGCAGCGGCGATACAATAGAGTTGCTTACAAAAGAATTTGGTCTTACCGGAAGCCAACAAAATTTAGTTCTTGAAAAGATTGAAAAAATTTCACCGCACATTTCTAATTCGGTTACGCTCTCTACAATGCATGGATGTCCGCCGCAAGAAATTGAATCCATAGCAAAATATCTAATTCAAGAAAAAGCATTACATACTTACGTAAAACTGAATCCTACACTTTTAGGTTATGATTTTGTAAACGACACACTTCATAAACTTGGGTTCAAATATATTACTCTGGATAAAAGTTCATTCGATCATGACCTGCAATATAAAGACGCCATCCCGATGCTTAATAGATTACGCTCGCTTGCTTCGGCGAACAATAGAATATTCGGAATAAAACTTTCAAATACACTTGGAGTAAAAAATACACTAAGGACACTACCCGGTGATGATATGTATATGTCGGGTAGATCGCTATTCCCGCTCACAATAAATCTTGCGCATAAATTGGCAGATGAATTCAACGGAGAAATAAATATTTCTTATTCGGGCGGTGCAAACTTCATTAACATACAAGAGATTTTACAAACTGGAATAAGACCCATAACATTTGCCACGGAATTATTGAAGCCGGGAGGTTATTTACGTTTAGCACAAATAACAGAAGCTGCAGAGAAAAATTACCTGAAGATCGGGCGCGGTAATAAAATTAATTTATCAATTTTACAAACGGTAGCAGAAGTTTCTCTCTCCGATAGAAATTATTCTAAGGATAAACATGAAATAAGCTCGATAAAAATTTCTAAAAGTTTACCGGTTTTCGATTGCTTCATCGCTCCGTGTCAAGAAGCATGTCCAATCCATCAAGATGTAGCAGCATACATTAAATTAGTTGAACAGAAAAGATATGCAGAAGCATATGAACTGATTGTTACGAAAAATCCTCTTCCTCATATAACCGGTTATATCTGCGATCATCAATGCATGTATCATTGCACCCGCTGGGATTATGACGAGCCGGTGTTAATTAGAGACCTCAAAAAGGAAGCAGCGGAAAAAGGTTATTCAACTTACATAAGTAAATTCAAAGCGGAATTTCTTGACAACCAGAATAATATTAAGGTTGCAATAATTGGTGCGGGTCCATCGGGATTATCAGCTGCATACTTCTCAGCCAAAGCCGGATTCGATGTAACAATATTTGAAAAAGAAATGAATGCTGGGGGAATTGTTAAAAACGTTTTACCAAAGTTCAGACTTCCCAAAGAAGCTATTGAAAAAGATATTGAATTTATCGAGAAGCATGGAATTAGATTTATCTTTGGAATGGAACCGAACTTCTCAATTGAAAAATTGAAGAAAGAAGGATTCAAATATATTTACATCGCAATTGGGGCTGAAGACTCCAACAAAATACTTTTAGACGGCGACGAAATTAATATTTATAATGCCATAGAATTTTTACATGATTTCAACTCCGAACAGAATTATAAACTAGGTAAATCTGTCGCAGTAATTGGCGGCGGCAATTCCGCGATGGATAGCGCACGCGCAGCAAAGCGGCATGAGGGAGTTCGAAAAGTTTATCTTATCTATCGGAGGACAAGAGAGGAAATGCCAGCGGACAAAGAAGAATTTTACGCTGCGTTGAACGATGAAGTTGAATTCAAAGAATTACTTTTACCTGTGAAATTTAAAGATGGTATTCTAACTTGTCAGAAGATGGTTCGTGATCAAATCGGCGCTGATGGAAGAAAAAATGTTGTGCCTATCGAAGGTGAGTTTGAAGAGATTCAAGTTGATTCGGTTGTCTCCGCTATTGGAGAAAATGTTTACACGGAATATTTAACCAACAATAATATTCCGCTTGACAAAAATAAAGTAAAGGTTACCCGCTTTAATGAAACAATAATCGAAAATGTTTTCATTGGAGGCGATGCATTAAGAGGACCATCAACAGTTGTGCAATCAATTGCAGACGGTAAGACTGCTGCTGATGCGATCATCAAAAAGGAAAAAATTGATAACCTCCTCTCACCGTCCAAAGAGTATATAACTGTTGACCAAGTACTTTCTTCTGAGATAGCCAAAAGAAAAGGTTTAGTAATCGAACAGAATCATTCAGATCTTTCTATTGAAGCCGGAAGATGTTTGGGATGCAATTTCATCTGTAATAAATGCGCGGAAGTTTGTCCGAACCGGGCGAATGTTGTGATTAAAACGGATTCATTATTGTTCAATAATGTCAATCAAATTCTTCATCTTGATGCTCTGTGCAATGAGTGCGGCAATTGCGAAACTTTCTGCCCGTACGAAAGCGCTCCTTATAAGGAAAAATTTACCTTATACTGGAGTGAAGAGGAATTTAAAAATGGAAGTAATGACGGATTCTTCTTACGCCAGAATGACAAAAGGATAATGTTTGATGTAAGATGGCAGAAGGAAAATGGAACAGTCTTTTTTGATAAAGATGGAAATGTTAAAAGTTCGTTTGCAAACAATGACGGAATCGAGAATTTGGTCCAATTGATAAGTTCTGTTAGAAATGACTATTCATTTCTTCTGCAGTGA
- the yidD gene encoding membrane protein insertion efficiency factor YidD, whose protein sequence is MKSFLLFFFLSAALLSAQSDWVKWESQQVSYELPAYQHHDYSIDKSNFGLSILSVARNTYYFFVSDLDGDNCAFSPSCSAFYLQAIKETSIFKGTLMFADRFTRDINFFKGSNHYQLLPIKKYLDPVYNYTLHSAKIKL, encoded by the coding sequence ATGAAATCATTTTTACTATTTTTTTTCTTGAGTGCGGCTCTGTTATCGGCTCAGTCAGATTGGGTGAAGTGGGAATCTCAACAAGTTTCTTATGAGCTTCCCGCCTATCAACATCACGATTATTCAATTGATAAATCAAATTTCGGCTTATCAATTCTTTCGGTTGCAAGAAATACTTATTACTTTTTTGTTTCTGATCTTGACGGCGATAATTGCGCATTCTCACCGTCATGTTCAGCATTCTATCTGCAAGCTATCAAGGAAACTAGTATTTTTAAAGGAACACTTATGTTTGCCGACCGGTTTACACGTGATATAAATTTTTTCAAAGGATCGAATCATTATCAATTGCTTCCAATTAAAAAATATTTGGACCCGGTTTATAATTACACGCTTCATTCAGCAAAAATAAAATTATAA
- a CDS encoding pyridoxal-phosphate dependent enzyme: protein MKKYFYKCFDCGKSYNKDEIEKNLVYLCPGCGKVEKNQPLRGVLTIEYDYESVRKNFRREEFLKLQTGKFWQYDFLSPLEFVNGKMASVDDNLLQRVTLDSNSTLKLSYNGHNFLALDDTRNPTLSFKDRASSLVALKALQMGIKEIATASTGNAGSSLAGICARVGLRSIIFVPKNIPEAKRIQIQSYGADIFLVDGDYDLAFDTCLEISTQKKWYNRNTAYNPLTIEGKKSAAFDLFISTNGNMPDIIFVPTGDGVILSGLYKGLRELKELGWIEKIPSLIAVQADGSNAVVRYLADQKFEYKPANSIADSICAGAPRCLYMAYDAIMKSKGSAVEVTDEEILDAQKFVAQNYGIMLEPSSSSTFAAYKNFVDSNKLNGKRALLLFTGNGLKDTSSLKYWNDTLEPLTPEQIFKKVIQQSE from the coding sequence ATGAAAAAATACTTTTATAAATGTTTTGATTGCGGAAAGAGCTACAATAAAGATGAGATTGAAAAAAATCTGGTTTATCTCTGTCCAGGTTGCGGTAAAGTTGAAAAGAATCAACCGTTGCGCGGTGTTCTTACAATTGAGTATGATTATGAATCGGTTAGGAAGAATTTCAGACGGGAAGAATTCTTAAAACTCCAAACCGGAAAATTTTGGCAATATGATTTTTTAAGTCCTCTTGAATTTGTAAATGGGAAAATGGCATCCGTAGATGATAATTTATTACAAAGAGTAACGCTTGACTCAAATAGTACTTTAAAACTTTCATATAACGGACATAATTTTCTTGCTCTCGATGATACGCGAAATCCAACTTTATCGTTTAAAGATAGAGCTTCGAGCTTAGTTGCTCTTAAAGCGTTGCAAATGGGGATAAAAGAAATTGCCACTGCATCAACAGGAAATGCCGGGTCTTCCCTTGCCGGAATCTGCGCACGTGTAGGATTGAGATCAATAATTTTTGTACCCAAAAATATTCCCGAAGCGAAGAGAATCCAGATACAATCTTACGGCGCGGATATTTTCTTAGTTGACGGTGATTATGATCTGGCATTTGATACATGCCTCGAAATTTCGACACAAAAAAAATGGTACAACAGAAACACGGCATATAATCCTCTAACGATCGAAGGAAAGAAATCCGCAGCTTTCGATCTTTTTATTTCAACTAATGGAAATATGCCCGACATTATTTTTGTACCAACGGGAGACGGAGTAATTCTGTCCGGTCTTTACAAAGGTTTGCGAGAACTTAAAGAACTTGGATGGATCGAAAAAATTCCCTCCTTAATTGCTGTTCAAGCTGATGGTAGTAATGCGGTTGTCAGATATTTAGCTGATCAAAAGTTTGAGTATAAACCCGCTAATAGTATTGCAGATTCAATATGTGCCGGCGCACCAAGATGTTTATATATGGCTTACGACGCAATAATGAAATCGAAGGGAAGTGCTGTTGAAGTTACCGACGAAGAGATTCTTGATGCTCAAAAATTTGTTGCTCAGAATTATGGTATAATGTTGGAGCCATCTTCTTCTTCAACGTTTGCGGCATATAAAAATTTTGTTGACTCAAATAAATTAAACGGAAAAAGAGCACTTTTACTTTTTACCGGTAATGGGCTGAAAGACACATCATCGCTTAAATACTGGAATGATACTCTTGAGCCATTGACACCGGAACAGATTTTTAAAAAAGTAATTCAGCAATCGGAATAA
- a CDS encoding NTP transferase domain-containing protein: MNKPRINGLLIAAGFSRRMGDFKPLMEYDDNPYIVVITKKLLSVCEIVVIVTGHKSVEIESTIKLAFIENILFPRVKIVVNPNFERGMFTSLQAGLKELIDSEWILYHFVDQPFHKEKFYKEFVAQIDDEYDWIQPVYDSKDGHPVMFKKTIFEKIISSPEDHILRLIRDDDVTKKKKWECNYPQILKDFDTPEDVIDSTK, from the coding sequence ATGAATAAACCCAGGATAAACGGATTGCTGATTGCTGCGGGGTTTTCCAGGCGGATGGGCGATTTTAAACCGTTGATGGAATATGATGACAATCCTTACATAGTTGTAATTACCAAAAAACTTTTGAGTGTTTGTGAAATAGTAGTTATTGTAACCGGTCACAAAAGCGTTGAAATAGAATCTACAATTAAATTAGCCTTCATCGAAAATATTTTGTTCCCGCGCGTAAAAATCGTAGTTAATCCAAATTTTGAAAGAGGAATGTTCACATCACTTCAAGCTGGTTTGAAAGAGCTGATTGATTCCGAATGGATTCTATATCATTTTGTAGATCAGCCGTTTCATAAAGAAAAATTTTATAAAGAATTTGTTGCGCAGATTGATGATGAATACGATTGGATTCAACCGGTATACGATAGTAAAGATGGTCATCCGGTGATGTTTAAAAAAACTATTTTTGAAAAAATTATTTCAAGTCCGGAAGATCATATATTAAGATTGATTAGAGATGACGACGTTACAAAAAAGAAAAAATGGGAATGTAATTACCCGCAAATTTTAAAAGACTTTGACACTCCGGAAGACGTGATAGATTCGACTAAATAA
- a CDS encoding ORF6N domain-containing protein — protein sequence MKRKSYLVSVAKISSKILWVRGEKILLDRDLAQLYGVEVKVLNQSVRRNIERFPSDFMLQLSKEEFLNLKSQFVTSSWGGVRKLPLAFTEQGVAMLSSILSGKRAIQVNIAIMRAFVELRRMIDANKELLARIEKLEKNYNAKFQIIFEAIKQLMKEEEKPTNKIGF from the coding sequence ATGAAAAGAAAATCTTATCTAGTTTCAGTTGCGAAAATATCCTCTAAAATTCTATGGGTTCGTGGTGAAAAAATTTTGCTAGACCGTGATCTCGCTCAACTATACGGAGTTGAGGTAAAAGTGCTGAATCAATCCGTAAGAAGAAATATTGAAAGATTTCCTTCTGACTTTATGCTCCAGCTTTCTAAAGAGGAGTTTCTAAACCTGAAGTCACAATTTGTGACTTCAAGTTGGGGCGGTGTTCGTAAGCTGCCGTTAGCTTTTACGGAACAAGGCGTTGCAATGCTTTCTTCAATTCTTAGTGGTAAAAGAGCCATACAAGTTAATATTGCAATTATGCGGGCATTTGTGGAATTGAGAAGAATGATTGACGCCAATAAAGAACTGCTTGCAAGGATTGAAAAGTTAGAGAAAAATTATAATGCCAAGTTTCAAATTATATTTGAAGCAATAAAACAACTAATGAAAGAAGAAGAAAAGCCGACTAATAAAATTGGTTTTTAA
- a CDS encoding YgeY family selenium metabolism-linked hydrolase → MENGVKEKLFSAVESEKENLFSLIQKLIQIKSYSGDEKEIVEFIVAKMKEFGFDESYHDGFGNAIGRIGNGPIKIMFDAHIDTVKVTETENWTHQPFGGEIENGKMYGRGVVDEKPAMAGFMIAGKILKQIYGNDFPFTLYVVGSVLEEDADGYPLYHIIANEGIKPDFVLLGEPTDLKVYRGQRGRMELKITATGKSAHGAHNQKGINAIYKMMPVVAEIEKLDKKLKPKKPLGKGSITVSQIVSRAPSVCSVSDYCQVHLDRRMTIGENKNSVIKELKAILRKYKSDAKISIPNVEGISWKGTKFSTEAYFPTWVYDEKHPLVDAAMKTSKAAMGKAKSGVWSFSTNGVATAGHFGIPTIGFAPGKEELAHSSKEELVLNDLVKATKFYSLFPFELVSKIEH, encoded by the coding sequence ATGGAAAACGGAGTAAAAGAAAAATTATTTAGCGCAGTTGAATCTGAAAAAGAAAATCTTTTTTCATTGATTCAGAAATTGATCCAGATTAAAAGTTACAGCGGTGATGAAAAAGAAATTGTTGAGTTCATTGTTGCTAAGATGAAAGAATTTGGTTTCGATGAATCATACCACGACGGATTTGGAAACGCAATTGGAAGAATTGGAAATGGACCAATTAAAATAATGTTTGATGCGCATATTGATACAGTTAAGGTTACGGAAACGGAAAATTGGACTCACCAGCCTTTTGGCGGAGAGATTGAAAACGGAAAAATGTACGGGCGCGGTGTTGTTGATGAAAAACCTGCTATGGCCGGGTTTATGATTGCCGGAAAAATCTTGAAGCAAATTTATGGTAATGACTTCCCATTCACACTTTATGTTGTTGGCTCGGTGCTGGAAGAAGATGCTGATGGTTACCCGCTCTATCATATTATTGCAAACGAAGGAATTAAACCGGATTTTGTTTTGCTGGGAGAACCAACGGATCTGAAGGTCTATCGCGGACAGAGGGGAAGAATGGAATTGAAAATTACTGCGACCGGAAAATCCGCACACGGCGCTCATAATCAAAAGGGAATCAACGCAATTTATAAAATGATGCCGGTTGTTGCCGAGATTGAAAAACTTGATAAAAAATTAAAGCCGAAAAAACCGCTTGGTAAAGGATCAATAACTGTTAGCCAGATTGTATCGAGAGCCCCATCGGTTTGTTCGGTTTCAGATTACTGCCAGGTTCATCTTGATAGAAGAATGACAATCGGTGAAAACAAAAACTCGGTTATTAAAGAATTGAAAGCGATTCTACGAAAATATAAGAGCGATGCAAAAATTTCGATTCCTAATGTTGAGGGAATTAGCTGGAAGGGAACAAAGTTTTCAACTGAAGCTTATTTTCCAACTTGGGTTTATGATGAAAAACATCCACTCGTTGATGCGGCAATGAAAACTTCTAAGGCTGCTATGGGAAAGGCTAAGAGCGGAGTGTGGAGCTTCTCTACTAACGGCGTTGCTACCGCCGGGCATTTTGGAATTCCGACAATTGGATTTGCACCCGGCAAAGAAGAACTTGCCCATTCATCAAAAGAAGAACTTGTGCTGAATGATCTAGTGAAAGCAACTAAGTTTTATTCTCTTTTCCCCTTTGAGTTGGTTAGTAAAATAGAACATTGA
- a CDS encoding FAD binding domain-containing protein gives MMHALEIISPKNLNEALNLLSGNGKNVHIIAGGTDVVPGLNQESARFKDIKLLIDINRIPEMKGIHVNKERISIGAAEIFSDILQNEVIEKEFPLLWKAISTIGSVQIRNRATIAGNFVNNAPCADTVPVLLVYNASVEIESLSSKREIGLHDLLSAPYKTKLNADEVVTRINIPVPSRKLKGDFYKLGRRRAVAISRITLALLMNTNDKIIEEIRIAAGAVTPVGMRFFDLEKFALGKKADDQFMKELSGKLAEQIIQVTGLRWSSEYKLPVVQQMFYQLLKGIERRSS, from the coding sequence ATGATGCATGCGCTGGAAATTATTTCTCCCAAAAATTTGAATGAAGCGCTCAACCTTCTTTCCGGAAATGGAAAAAATGTTCATATAATCGCCGGCGGAACAGATGTTGTCCCGGGTCTGAATCAAGAATCAGCTCGTTTCAAAGATATTAAACTGTTAATAGATATAAACAGAATACCTGAAATGAAAGGCATTCATGTTAATAAAGAAAGAATTTCTATCGGTGCCGCGGAAATTTTTTCCGATATTCTTCAGAATGAAGTTATTGAGAAAGAATTCCCTTTACTTTGGAAAGCAATAAGTACAATTGGAAGTGTGCAGATTCGCAACCGCGCAACTATTGCCGGAAATTTTGTGAATAACGCACCATGTGCAGATACTGTTCCGGTTCTTCTTGTTTACAACGCTTCAGTTGAAATCGAATCTCTAAGTTCAAAGAGAGAAATTGGATTGCACGATTTGTTGAGCGCACCGTACAAAACGAAACTTAATGCTGACGAAGTTGTGACTCGAATTAATATTCCGGTGCCGTCTAGAAAACTTAAGGGTGATTTTTACAAACTTGGAAGAAGACGGGCAGTTGCTATTAGTAGAATTACTTTAGCTTTACTTATGAATACAAACGATAAAATTATTGAAGAAATTAGAATCGCTGCAGGTGCAGTTACTCCGGTAGGAATGCGCTTTTTTGATCTTGAGAAATTTGCATTAGGGAAAAAAGCTGACGATCAATTCATGAAAGAATTATCGGGAAAATTAGCTGAACAAATCATTCAAGTTACCGGATTACGCTGGTCAAGTGAATATAAATTGCCGGTAGTTCAACAAATGTTTTATCAATTATTAAAAGGAATAGAACGCAGATCTTCATGA
- a CDS encoding (2Fe-2S)-binding protein: MIEIKFTLNKKQVSAKVESNIRLIDLLRDKFNLTGTKEGCGVGECGACTVLMNGRAVNSCLVLAGQVEGVDIVTIEGISTGDVINPLQKNFLSHGAVQCGFCTPGMVLSASALLDQNPNPTDEEIKDAIAGNLCRCTGYKQIIEAVKETAKELQEK; this comes from the coding sequence ATGATAGAAATAAAATTTACATTGAACAAAAAACAGGTTTCGGCTAAAGTCGAATCGAACATTCGTTTAATAGATTTATTGCGGGATAAATTCAATCTCACCGGCACAAAAGAAGGATGCGGAGTTGGAGAATGCGGTGCGTGCACTGTCTTGATGAATGGCCGCGCAGTAAATTCTTGCTTAGTCCTTGCTGGTCAAGTAGAAGGAGTTGATATAGTTACAATTGAAGGGATTTCAACAGGTGATGTCATAAATCCACTCCAGAAAAATTTTCTTTCACATGGAGCAGTTCAATGCGGCTTCTGCACACCCGGAATGGTTTTATCAGCGTCTGCACTGTTAGATCAAAACCCAAATCCAACCGATGAAGAAATAAAAGATGCAATTGCGGGTAATCTATGCAGATGTACTGGATACAAACAAATTATAGAAGCCGTCAAAGAAACAGCTAAAGAATTACAAGAAAAATAA
- a CDS encoding acyl-CoA dehydrogenase — MNFEFTEDQIMIQQTAREFAESEIAPSQIERDKEAKYPAEIVKKLGELGFMGMMVSPQYDGAGMDTISYVLAMIELSKVDASLGVIMSVNNSLVCYGLEKWGSDFLKEKYLKPLARGEKLGAFALSEPEAGSDATKQNTAAHKDGNHWVINGMKNWITNGISADYYLVVTQTDKEKAHHGITTFLVEKGTPGFGHGVKEDKMGIRSSDTCSLTFENCRVPEENVIWEVGKGFNFAMNTLNGGRIGIASQAVGIAEGALDAATKYAKTRKAFGTEIAHHQAIQFKLADMATKVEAAKLLTLQAAALKDAGKKYVKESAMAKLYASKIAVECALEAIQIHGGYGFVREYLVERYLRDSKITEIYEGTSEIQRIVIARELLKD; from the coding sequence ATGAATTTTGAATTCACAGAAGATCAAATAATGATTCAGCAAACCGCGCGTGAGTTTGCTGAATCAGAAATTGCACCATCCCAAATAGAACGCGATAAAGAAGCAAAGTATCCGGCAGAAATAGTTAAAAAACTTGGTGAGCTTGGATTTATGGGAATGATGGTTTCACCTCAGTATGACGGTGCCGGGATGGATACAATAAGTTATGTTTTGGCAATGATTGAGCTTTCTAAAGTTGATGCAAGTCTCGGTGTAATTATGTCTGTTAATAATTCATTAGTCTGTTATGGATTGGAAAAATGGGGAAGTGATTTTCTCAAAGAAAAATATTTAAAACCTCTTGCACGAGGAGAGAAACTTGGCGCTTTTGCTTTGTCGGAGCCGGAAGCGGGAAGCGATGCTACAAAACAAAATACTGCCGCCCATAAAGACGGAAATCACTGGGTAATAAACGGAATGAAGAATTGGATAACAAATGGAATTTCCGCTGATTATTATTTAGTGGTTACACAAACCGATAAAGAAAAAGCTCATCATGGAATTACAACTTTCCTTGTTGAAAAAGGAACGCCCGGTTTTGGGCATGGTGTTAAAGAAGATAAAATGGGAATCCGAAGCAGCGATACATGTTCATTAACTTTTGAAAATTGCCGGGTGCCCGAAGAAAATGTAATTTGGGAAGTTGGTAAAGGCTTTAATTTTGCAATGAATACTCTCAACGGCGGAAGAATTGGAATTGCTTCTCAAGCCGTTGGAATTGCTGAAGGTGCGCTTGATGCGGCAACTAAATATGCTAAAACCAGAAAAGCATTCGGTACGGAAATAGCACATCATCAGGCAATTCAATTTAAGCTTGCCGATATGGCCACAAAAGTCGAAGCAGCAAAATTATTAACTCTTCAAGCCGCTGCACTTAAAGATGCCGGTAAAAAATACGTTAAAGAATCTGCCATGGCTAAATTGTACGCTTCAAAGATTGCCGTTGAATGCGCTCTTGAAGCTATTCAAATACATGGCGGTTACGGTTTCGTAAGAGAATATTTGGTGGAGAGATATCTACGCGATTCGAAGATTACTGAAATATATGAAGGGACTTCGGAAATTCAGAGAATAGTAATTGCACGTGAATTGTTGAAAGATTAA
- the rlmN gene encoding 23S rRNA (adenine(2503)-C(2))-methyltransferase RlmN, translating into MNKEEKKIGLKGFTLTELQEYFVSIGESRFRAQQVFNWMYNHLCTNFSEMQNISKELRIKLADNCILQTLKLVTTQGSASSGTKKYLFSTYDDRKIESVVIPEKDRNTLCISTQVGCPLDCKFCATGLMGYKRNLSTGEIVDQYLLTAKEYGKEKITNIVYMGMGEPLLNYEATLKSVEIFTHELTKGLSRKRITVSTSGIANKIRDLADRNLRVKLAFSLHSAFEDVRSVIMPINKKYSLKENVEALKFYAKKTKTRITFEYTMLKDINDRDKDVKAITNLCSSLPSKINIIPFNSIKHMNPGGISSELEPTSISDIHLFADKLRDNNITVMIRETQGDDIAAACGQLAVRIK; encoded by the coding sequence ATGAACAAAGAAGAAAAAAAAATAGGACTAAAAGGCTTTACTTTAACGGAACTTCAAGAATATTTCGTTTCGATCGGTGAATCAAGATTCCGTGCTCAGCAAGTTTTTAATTGGATGTATAACCATCTGTGTACAAATTTTTCAGAGATGCAGAACATCTCAAAAGAACTACGAATTAAACTCGCGGACAATTGTATTCTACAAACTCTGAAATTGGTGACAACACAAGGATCAGCATCAAGCGGGACTAAGAAATATCTTTTTTCAACTTATGATGATAGGAAAATTGAATCTGTTGTTATTCCCGAAAAAGATAGAAATACTCTCTGCATTTCAACTCAAGTCGGCTGTCCGCTTGATTGTAAATTCTGTGCGACGGGATTAATGGGATACAAAAGGAATTTGTCAACGGGTGAAATTGTAGATCAATATCTTCTAACAGCAAAAGAATATGGCAAAGAAAAGATAACAAACATTGTTTACATGGGAATGGGTGAACCTCTTTTAAATTATGAAGCTACTTTAAAATCGGTAGAAATTTTTACTCACGAACTTACAAAAGGATTAAGCCGCAAACGAATTACTGTTTCTACATCTGGCATAGCCAATAAAATCAGAGATCTAGCTGATAGAAACTTGCGCGTCAAGCTTGCATTTTCCCTCCACTCGGCTTTTGAAGATGTGCGTTCAGTAATTATGCCAATCAATAAAAAATATTCTCTTAAAGAAAATGTTGAAGCACTGAAATTCTATGCTAAAAAAACAAAAACACGCATTACGTTTGAATATACAATGCTGAAAGATATAAACGACCGCGATAAGGATGTGAAAGCAATTACAAATCTCTGCAGTTCACTTCCTTCTAAAATAAATATCATCCCTTTCAATAGTATTAAACATATGAATCCCGGTGGAATTTCTTCCGAACTTGAACCGACTTCAATTTCGGATATTCATCTTTTTGCAGATAAACTCCGGGACAATAATATCACGGTAATGATACGTGAGACTCAAGGAGACGATATTGCGGCTGCATGCGGTCAACTCGCCGTCAGAATTAAATAG